From one Culex quinquefasciatus strain JHB chromosome 3, VPISU_Cqui_1.0_pri_paternal, whole genome shotgun sequence genomic stretch:
- the LOC6052404 gene encoding carbonic anhydrase 2 isoform X2 yields the protein MIWLVLTVISSLFCSAWADGLYFTYGLGVEQWGMISKYCDGQRQSPIDLDTSIAKNVTEQKRLQLVNAAVNPTKVTVKNNGITVLRGGPLEGEFKFAGLHFHWGCEHSEDHQRHPMEMHLVFYNQDYKTLDEAQFQENGLAVLGYFFANSTKAKNQRWIDSLQSIKKTGSSYTFVHPQYMNIANLVGSDLRPYFSYDGSLTTPPCYETVSWIVHREPLLITNKQLKLFQSLRGKFGYMRDNYRPIQMLNEREITLYH from the exons ATGATCTGGCTAGTGTTGACTGTGATTTCAAGCCTTTTCTGCTCAGCTTGGGCTGATGGac TGTACTTCACGTACGGCCTGGGCGTAGAGCAATGGGGCATGATCAGCAAGTACTGCGACGGGCAACGGCAGAGTCCCATCGATTTGGACACCTCGATCGCGAAGAACGTCACCGAGCAAAAGCGGTTGCAGCTGGTCAACGCGGCGGTGAATCCCACCAAGGTTACGGTGAAAAATAACGGAATCACTG TCCTGCGAGGTGGTCCGCTGGAAGGAGAGTTCAAATTCGCCGGACTTCACTTCCACTGGGGCTGTGAGCACTCAGAGGACCATCAGCGGCACCCCATGGAGATGCACTTGGTGTTCTACAATCAGGACTACAAAACGTTGGACGAAGCTCAGTTTCAGGAGAACGGACTCGCCGTGCTCGGGTACTTCTTCGCCAACAGTACCAAAGCGAAGAATCAACGCTGGATAGACTCGTTGCAGAGCATCAAGAAAACGGGATCCAGCTACACCTTTGTCCATCCCCAGTACATGAACATCGCGAATCTGGTAGGAAGTGACCTCAGGCCGTACTTTTCCTACGACGGCAGTCTGACGACGCCACCGTGCTACGAAACGGTCTCGTGGATTGTCCACAGGGAACCGCTACTGATCACCAACAAGCAGCTGAAGCTGTTTCAGTCGTTGCGGGGGAAGTTCGGCTACATGAGGGATAACTACAGGCCGATACAGATGCTGAACGAGCGGGAGATAACGTTGTATCATTGA
- the LOC6052404 gene encoding carbonic anhydrase 2 isoform X1: MIWLVLTVISSLFCSAWADGLYFTYGLGVEQWGMISKYCDGQRQSPIDLDTSIAKNVTEQKRLQLVNAAVNPTKVTVKNNGITVAFALTYPPSKQLVLRGGPLEGEFKFAGLHFHWGCEHSEDHQRHPMEMHLVFYNQDYKTLDEAQFQENGLAVLGYFFANSTKAKNQRWIDSLQSIKKTGSSYTFVHPQYMNIANLVGSDLRPYFSYDGSLTTPPCYETVSWIVHREPLLITNKQLKLFQSLRGKFGYMRDNYRPIQMLNEREITLYH; encoded by the exons ATGATCTGGCTAGTGTTGACTGTGATTTCAAGCCTTTTCTGCTCAGCTTGGGCTGATGGac TGTACTTCACGTACGGCCTGGGCGTAGAGCAATGGGGCATGATCAGCAAGTACTGCGACGGGCAACGGCAGAGTCCCATCGATTTGGACACCTCGATCGCGAAGAACGTCACCGAGCAAAAGCGGTTGCAGCTGGTCAACGCGGCGGTGAATCCCACCAAGGTTACGGTGAAAAATAACGGAATCACTG tCGCCTTCGCCCTAACTTACCCTCCGTCGAAGCAACTAGTCCTGCGAGGTGGTCCGCTGGAAGGAGAGTTCAAATTCGCCGGACTTCACTTCCACTGGGGCTGTGAGCACTCAGAGGACCATCAGCGGCACCCCATGGAGATGCACTTGGTGTTCTACAATCAGGACTACAAAACGTTGGACGAAGCTCAGTTTCAGGAGAACGGACTCGCCGTGCTCGGGTACTTCTTCGCCAACAGTACCAAAGCGAAGAATCAACGCTGGATAGACTCGTTGCAGAGCATCAAGAAAACGGGATCCAGCTACACCTTTGTCCATCCCCAGTACATGAACATCGCGAATCTGGTAGGAAGTGACCTCAGGCCGTACTTTTCCTACGACGGCAGTCTGACGACGCCACCGTGCTACGAAACGGTCTCGTGGATTGTCCACAGGGAACCGCTACTGATCACCAACAAGCAGCTGAAGCTGTTTCAGTCGTTGCGGGGGAAGTTCGGCTACATGAGGGATAACTACAGGCCGATACAGATGCTGAACGAGCGGGAGATAACGTTGTATCATTGA